caAACAAAACCGGGTATGgactaaatttaaaaatttcttgattttacaattctatttttgttaataaaattgttttctatACTTTTATAAATTGAATGTTCAAAGGGATATATTTTTGGTGGTGACTTTATAAGTAAAAAGTCAAaactttaatattaaaaaataaataagtcaaaacttttatatttatacaataaattttcaatttgaagatttttaaaaatgggaATATCAATTGTATTACAAAAAGTTTaaatttggtttattttttaaatgtgtgtTCCAATTTATTGATCTTAAAAATCAGAATAAAATTGGTtacaattataatttataacaATCTTTGTGATACTCTATAGTTTTATTAGTTTCAAGTTTTGAAGTTATTGTGCATCCGCAACCGTGTCACGTTTAAAAACCCCATCAAGCGCTCATCTCTAACGAACTGTCAAGTCCCGATATTATGAGCCGGGTGCCAAAAAGTCAGTTCCTCGCCTGACTTTGTTTTGTGTACAAAATTTAAGTTTCCGCTgctagataaaataaattgagtAATATTTACTACACAAGGTAAGAGCGATTTCCTTTGGCACTCCGAATACCAATTGCCGGCATCCGATGCCTCCGTTTTGCAGCATGAATAGGTGGTCAAATCCGCGGTTCCTGCTCGCGGCGCGGCAGCACATACGTAATCTCCACGAGCTGCGGATTCCCTATGCCCGGCCGATGGGCATCGGTCAGCGGAACTTCACACTCGAGCCGCTGGCCAACCGGGAGCTCATCCGCATCCACGGGGCCGAGGTGGTGCCTTTCCTGCAGGGTCTGGCGACCAACGATGTGGCGAAAATTCAGTCGAATGGAGGTCCTGCCTCCCAGTACGCCCACTTTCTCAACAAATCCGGTCGGGTCCTGTACGACACCATCCTTTACCGCACCAACAATCCGGACACCATCCTGGTGGAGTGCGATCGCGAGGCTTCCTCGGACTTCCGGCGCCATCTGCGCACCTACCGTGTTCGCCGGCGCATCGAAGTAGACAGTGTGGATGATGAGTACACCACTTGGGTGATGTTTAACTTCCAGGACGCCTCAGAGGCTGTGCCCAATCCGCATCCAGATCTGTTTGTATCGCCCGATCCAAGGCTGCCCGCCCTGGGCACTCGCATCCTGGCGCCCACCGACATGGACTGGGCCAAGCTGACCAAGAATTTCGCCGACTTTGGCATCGCCACAGCTGCCACCCCGGGCAACAACTACCAGTTGCTGCGCTATAAGCAAGGAGTGGGCGAGGGCAGCTCAGAACTGCCGCCGGGCAAGTGCTTTCCCCTCGAGGCCAATGCGGATTACCTGCACGGCGTTAGCTTCCACAAGGGCTGCTATGTGGGCCAAGAGCTGACCGCCCGCGTCCATCATTCGGGTGTGATCCGCAAGCGTTATATGCCCATCCGGCTGACGGCCCCAATCGAGGCGGGCTCCAGTCAGGAAGTAACCTCCGTGGCCGGCGCGAAACTGGGCCGCGTCTTTGGATCTGCCCACAATCATGGTGTGGCTCTGCTGCGCATCGAGAAGGTTCTAAACGGTCGTCCGGAGCTGATGATCGATGGGGAGCGCTGCTTTGTCGAACGGCCGGAATGGTGGCCGGAGGATCTGCCCGGAAAGCGCCGCCAGGCGTTCGCTGAATGACCCACAAGCTAATTTGAACCACAATTTGTTATTTTACCATTGTTATTAGTGTAGTAAACGTAACCTAGTCATCGTCAAAGTTTGCCCAGTTCCTTGTTTCTCTGTTGGTATTGCAGAAATGGAGGCCGATGACGACTTCGTCCTGGACAACGAGGCAGCTGAGATTCAACGATTAGAGCTGCCAGAGGAGGAAAAGAAGCCCACAGATCCCGAGGAAGAGGATGAACGCATAGCACGCATTGAGTTTCTTTGCTCTGGCTGTGAAATGCAGGAGATGGTTCACTATTTTGGAAGGAAACCGCCTTTCTCCCTGGGAATCAAGTATCCGGAGGATAACTACGTGATGCGGGATCCCTTCCAGCCACCTCCACCTCGTTGGCAGACAAAGGCAGAATACTATATCTCACTGGGGGCCAACTGCTCCATCTGTTCCAAGACAGTGTGCAAGGATCCTGGTTGCAGTTTTTACTACACAGCCACGTTTTGCTTGCCATGCGGTCAGGACGAGCTCAAAAACTGGCCAGTGGAAGCCCAAGCCCGGATTCGAAAGCAACTGTCAGCCAGTCAAGGCAATAAAAAATAGATTCGACTTTAAGATTTTGTATAAAAACAACATACTTTAAAAACTGTATGTTTCTAAAATGGTATTGCATCatttaatttaactttatagaCTAAGCggtacttttttttgtttctaaaGCAATTGTGTTCTtggcaacaaaaataaatttagataaatacaaactttaaTATGTAAAGTAAAAGTAATATTGTTACCTTTGATTTTAGAGACAAGATTGTACATAGTTTGTGGCGACTAGGATTGTGTGTTTTTCCTGAATGGTTTTGAACATTGCTTGAGCTAGTTTCCTATTTAAGCTTATTAGGTCAGATTTGCAAGCTGAATGTGTTTCAGTTCCAATgcgtttttaaattttccaaTTCTACTTGCCAAGGCCTTATCCAGTTTGTCACGGTTGTCGTCATATGCCAGAAACGCGTCCACTGCCTCTCTTTTTTTATGTTTGCTTTCCTTATTGGTGGCCATGAACACTTTCCATATTTGTCCGTCGAACtctacatatttttttttcccccaAGGACGCTTCttatatttttgcaaaatatcATGAAGCTCTTGATCATAATTCCTGGGTTTCGGAGTTGGAGTTGGGGGAACGAAAATCTTTTCTAGTTCAACGTTTTCACACTCTGGACTGGGATCATGTaatatttccattttcattaaGTTCGATTTAGTGAAGCTCGCCTTCAGTTCGATTAATTGATTTGAAAAAAACGTTCGACACTTTggtaaaagatttttaaactTAAGAAGTCTCTCGGCAACTTGTTTCTTTTTAAACATTTCTCTTTCAAGTTCTAATCTAATTTGATTGTAAACTGTAAAATCTGTGTAAATATCAATTTTAGTACCTAGGTCATAAATGGATAAGTTTAGGGCAGATAAAACATTTCGGAAATACTTCTCGAATTCCTTATTGTTTGCTGTGTTAAGGGGTCTATTATGGTACGTCGAATTAATCTCCCTTAGTAAGTCTCTAAACCTTGCATCGGTCTTTTGCAGGGAATCCtttgtaaaaataaagtttgtatAATCTCATGTGAGTTTACAAGATACATAAACTCAAAACCTTACCGTTTCTGTAGATGCTTTGTGTCTTTTTCCACCTAAATGGGGTATAACTTTGATTGGTTATTACTAAAGTTAAGGACACCTACTCACCCACTTTCAGGAGACCTGCTAGAAGGATAATTACAATAGGTAATGCGGTAGTCCTCATTAGACCACCAATGTTGAACCTCTACCGATAACTGGTTTTGCCTgactgaatttaaaataaatggtGCAActcataatttaaaattacacCATTCATTAGTTTCGGTGGGTTATAACTTATAGTGATGGTATATAAGATCAAATAAGATAGTTACGAAATTCTGTTAGCATCAGTAATATTTTATggaatatacaaataaaatatataatatgatcTATGtgaccatatatatatatatttatttatttttaaggaaTATTAACAACATTTGTGGTAAGCATTAAGTTTAACTGTGCGGTGGACAAACGGGAACATACAGATATCAGCGATAATTTAAAGCATTACATGTGTAAGATATCAGACTAGCGCCTAAGGACGGACCTTTGATCAGAGCAAAACACGCGTTAAACTCCCACAATTGCAGGGTAGTTCAATGGAACCCGACAGTTTCAGCTGCCTGTCCCACAATTAAG
This region of Drosophila subpulchrella strain 33 F10 #4 breed RU33 unplaced genomic scaffold, RU_Dsub_v1.1 Primary Assembly Seq354, whole genome shotgun sequence genomic DNA includes:
- the LOC119560791 gene encoding cysteine-rich DPF motif domain-containing protein 1-like, whose protein sequence is MEADDDFVLDNEAAEIQRLELPEEEKKPTDPEEEDERIARIEFLCSGCEMQEMVHYFGRKPPFSLGIKYPEDNYVMRDPFQPPPPRWQTKAEYYISLGANCSICSKTVCKDPGCSFYYTATFCLPCGQDELKNWPVEAQARIRKQLSASQGNKK
- the LOC119560790 gene encoding uncharacterized protein LOC119560790, coding for MRTTALPIVIILLAGLLKVGGKRHKASTETDSLQKTDARFRDLLREINSTYHNRPLNTANNKEFEKYFRNVLSALNLSIYDLGTKIDIYTDFTVYNQIRLELEREMFKKKQVAERLLKFKNLLPKCRTFFSNQLIELKASFTKSNLMKMEILHDPSPECENVELEKIFVPPTPTPKPRNYDQELHDILQKYKKRPWGKKKYVEFDGQIWKVFMATNKESKHKKREAVDAFLAYDDNRDKLDKALASRIGKFKNALELKHIQLANLT
- the LOC119560789 gene encoding putative transferase CAF17 homolog, mitochondrial, translated to MNRWSNPRFLLAARQHIRNLHELRIPYARPMGIGQRNFTLEPLANRELIRIHGAEVVPFLQGLATNDVAKIQSNGGPASQYAHFLNKSGRVLYDTILYRTNNPDTILVECDREASSDFRRHLRTYRVRRRIEVDSVDDEYTTWVMFNFQDASEAVPNPHPDLFVSPDPRLPALGTRILAPTDMDWAKLTKNFADFGIATAATPGNNYQLLRYKQGVGEGSSELPPGKCFPLEANADYLHGVSFHKGCYVGQELTARVHHSGVIRKRYMPIRLTAPIEAGSSQEVTSVAGAKLGRVFGSAHNHGVALLRIEKVLNGRPELMIDGERCFVERPEWWPEDLPGKRRQAFAE